One window of the Canis lupus familiaris isolate Mischka breed German Shepherd chromosome 29, alternate assembly UU_Cfam_GSD_1.0, whole genome shotgun sequence genome contains the following:
- the LOC486972 gene encoding 60S ribosomal protein L10a-like isoform X1 — protein sequence MTPSKRCAGYFAVLLQISLQNSDSQTDRRFSGTIRLKFTPRLKFSICVLGDQQHCDEAKAVVIPRMNTEALKKLNKNKKLFKKLAKKFDAFLALESLVLQILGPDLNKAGKFPSSKTHVKNIVAKMDDVKFMIKLQIKKVLCLPVAVGHVKMTDDELVYNIQLAVNFLVSLLKKEHHGLPPELGANTQAPGGYVKLKDNVAVHDPQQTNSLVRVHSDWSMKMAWEQTSKGKQSQELDLLAPDRTVRDRVEEWITGVLSTGWPTSLQHF from the exons ATGACACCTTCCAAGAGGTGTGCAGGATATTTTGCGGTGTTGCTGCAGATCAGCTTGCAGAATTCTGACTCTCAGACAGACAGACGCTTCTCAGGCACCATCAGGCTTAAGTTCACTCCTCGCCTGAAGTTCTCCATATGTGTTTTAGGTGACCAGCAGCATTGTGATGAGGCCAAGGCTGTAGTTATTCCCCGCATGAACACTGAGGCACTGAAGAAactcaacaagaataaaaaattattcaagaagCTGGCCAAGAAGTTTGATGCCTTTTTGGCTTTGGAATCTCTGGTGCTACAAATCCTGGGCCCAGACCTGAATAAGGCTGGCAAGTTCCCTTCCTCAAAGACCCATGTTAAGAACATCGTGGCCAAAATGGATGACGTGAAGTTTATGATCAAATTACAGATAAAGAAGGTGCTGTGTCTGCCAGTGGCTGTTGGCCATGTGAAGATGACAGATGATGAACTTGTGTACAACATTCAGTTAGCTGTCAATTTCCTGGTATCATTGCTCAAGAAAGAGCACCATGGGTTACCCCCAGAGCTT GGAGCAAATACTCAAGCTCCAGGAGGGTATGTGAAGTTAAAGGACAATGTGGCTGTCCATGACCCTCAGCAAACCAACTCTCTGGTTAGAGTTCACAGTGACTG GTCCATGAAGATGGCCTGGGAACAGActtccaaaggaaaacaaagccaGGAGCTAGACCTTCTGGCTCCTGACAGGACTGTGAGAGATAGAGTTGAGGAATGGATCACAGGAGTTCTTTCTACTGGCTGGCCCACATCACTACAACACTTCTAA